The DNA window ATAGGACAAGCGCCCGGGGGATCCCCCGGGCGCTTTGAGAGTGGCACTGGCTGGATTTGAACCAGCGGATGAGCGGGTATGAACCGCTTGCCTTAACCACTTGGCGACAGTGCCGCTGTCGATGATCCCTACTTTATCGCATCCGGCGGGCGACGTCAAGATGGGTTGGTGGTAGGGTTAAGGAGGATGTCTGGAGGAGAGCCGCGATGCGCCTGTTGATGATCGACCAGCTCGTCGCCGGAGCGCGGCTCGGCAAGACCCTCTACGCCGAGGACGGGCGGGCCCTGCTGCATCGCGGCACCGAGCTGACGGACGGCTACCTGGAGGCCCTCTGGAAGCTGGGCTACCGGGCGCTGTACGTGCTCGACCCCCACTCGGAGGACCTCGAGGCGCGCGATCCCATCAGCGAGCGCACCCGCCAGGAGGCCATCACCGCCGTCCGCGACGTCTTCAGGCAGGTGCGCGAGCCCAATCCCGGCCTCGACCAGGAGTGGACGAGCCGCCGCATCCTCTACAACACGGCCGTCGGCATCCTCAACGACCTGCAAGGCAACCGGGACCTCAACCTCCAGGTCGCCGAGCTGCGGACCCTCGGCTCCTACACCTTCAACCACTCGGTCAACACCTGCGTGCTGGGCCTGGCCCTCGGCGAGCGGCTCGGCCTTCCCTACGGCAAGCTGGCGGACCTGGCCATGGGCCTCCTGCTGCACGACGTCGGCAAGACCGCCCTGGGCGAGGGCTGTGCCGAGATGCACGAGGGGGCCGAGCAGCTCGTGGATGCGACCTATCGCCGGCACCCGCGCATCGGCTTCGACATCGCGCAGCAGCTGGGCAAGACCCTCTCGAGCCCCGCGAAGATCGTCGTCCTGCAGCATCACGAGCGCCACGACGGCTCGGGCTTCCCCAAGGGGCTCAAGGGCGACGAGATCCACCTCTTCGGCCGGATCGCGGCGATCGCCAACACCTACGACAACCTGATCCACGACCTGGGCCTGGGCCGCCCCACCCCGCCGCACCAGGCGATGGAGTACCTGATGGCCGCGGGGGGATCCCACTTCGACCACGCCCTGGTCGTCGCGTTCCTCAAGCTGCTCGTGCCCTTCCCCCTCGAGGCCGCGGTCAGGCTCAGCACCGCCGAGGAGGGCCTGGTGGTCGCCATCGACCGGGGGCTGCCCATGCGCCCGACCATCCGCGTCACCATGGACCCCGACGGCACCGAGCGCCGCCGCCCCTACGAGCTGGATCTCAAGAAGCACCCCGACATCACCATCGTCCAGGCCTATTAACTCTTCGCCGCTTCTCGGAACGCCTCGGCGGCTGTGCTACGATGCCCGCGCAATGATCCTTTACACGGGAGGCACCATATGAAGGGACCGACCAAGGCCTCGGGCATCGGCGGCACGCTGAGCACCCACGGGGGGCGCGACGCGCGGCGCAAGGTCGTCGGGCGCGCGATCGACCAGTTCCGCCCCGATCTGCCCCACCACGCCAACGCCGCCCCGGACATCAAGGGGGAGGTGGCCTACTGCGTCAGCTGCCATGCGATCTACCGCCCCAAGCAGTGGCACCTGGACGAGGCGGAGTTCCATCGCCTCTCGATCAACCCGGAGGTCGAGGGTCTCACCTGTCCGAGCTGCCGGGCCATCGAGCGCGGGGATTTCTACGGGGAGCTGCGCATGCGCCTGAAGGGCCTCGAGCGCCACCGCGAGCAGATCCTCAACACGGTCTACAACGAGGAGGCCCGGGCCCGGATCAAGAACCCCCACGAGCGCATCGGGCGCCTGATCGACCGGGGGACCGAGATCCAGGTGGACACGGTCAACCCCTTCCTCGCGCACCGGCTGGCGGGCAGCCTCAAGAAGGCCTTCCACGGGACCGCCGTGGAGACCGACTACACCCCGGGCCAGGTCTACGCGCGGATCGCCTGGGGCAAGCCCGAGGGCAGGTCCTGACCAAGAACGAAGCGGGGCGGCCCTGATGGGCCGCCCCGCTTCGCGAATTTGGGAGCTACAGCCGGGCGACGAGCTCGCGGACCAGCGCCTTGGCCTTGCCCGCGCTCTTGCCCACGACCTCGAGCACCTCCTGCTCGGTGGCGTGGTGGTCGCCGTCGGGCAGGGCCATGTCCGAGATGAGGCCGAGGCCCACGACCTTGAGGCCGCAGTGGATGGCGACGATCGTCTCGAAGACGACCGACATGCCGATCGCGTCGGCGCCGATGGTCACCAGGTGCTGCAGCTCGGCCGGGGTGAAGAAGGCGGGGCCCGTGATGCCCGCGTAGACGCCCTCGTGCAGGGTGATGCCCTGCTGCTTGGCGATCTCGTGGGCCACGGCGCGCAGCTCGGAGCGGTAGGCGTCGAACATGACCGGGAAGCGAGGACCGACCTCGGGGTCGTTGGCCCCGATCAGGGGGTTGTCGCCCATCAGGTTGAGGTGGTCCTTGATGAGCATCAGGTCGCCGGCCTGGAACTGCTTGTTGAGGCCCCCCGTGGCGCAGGTGACGACCAGGGTCTCGACGCCCATGGCCCGCATGACCCGCACGGGGAAGGTCACCTGTTGCGGAGTGTAGCCCTCGTAGAGGTGGAACCGGCCCTGCATGGCCATCACCATCTGGCCGCCCAGCATGCCGAAGACCAGGTTGCCGGCGTGGCCGGGCGCGGTCGAGACGGGGAAGTGGGGGATCTCGGCGTAGGGGATGACCTCGGCGCCCTCGATCTCGGAGACCAGCGCGCCGAGGCCCGAGCCGAGGATCAGGCCGACCTTGGGCTGGACGGGCGTGCGCGCGCGCAGGAACGCGGCCGCGTCCGCGATCCGCGCGCGGACTTCGAGGACCTGCGGGGGGAGGGTGGCGGTCGTGCTCATGAAGCCTCCGTGGGGTTTTGGGTTGGAGTGGAGCGGGGAGAGGGGGATTCGAACCCCCGAGACCGCTTGACGCAGCCTACATTCTTTCCAGGAATGCCCTTTCAACCACTCAGGCATCTCCCCCTGCAGGGCTCCCCGCTGTCGATCGGGGGCCTGATAAAAAAGAGTGCACCCTCTGGGGCTCGAACCCAGGACCCGCTGATTAAGAGTCAGCTGCTCTACCAACTGAGCTAAAGGTGCGTGGCAAGACGCCGATCATATGAACTTGAGTGCACCCTCTGGGGCTCGAACCCAGGACCCGCTGATTAAGAGTCAGCTGCTCTACCAACTGAGCTAAAGGTGCCAGTTTGAGGCGGTGAGCGGCGCCGAAAGCGGCGCTGCGTCGCAACGTCTCACACTATAGCCGAAGCCTCGCGAGTTTGCAAGCGGTCGCGACGAAAATTTTAATCCCGATTTAAGGCGCCTGCGCGAAGCCGGGCGATGGGGGGGCGGCCGTGGTGTCTTGGATCACCGCCGTTTCGTCCCTTGCTTTCTAGGATGGTGGGAGAGCGAACCTTAACGAAGCTTAAACGTGGCGTGCCCCGCCGGGCCGCTATAATGTCCGTATCGTTGCAATGTTGATAATGAATGCAGCGACCGCAAGTCGTCCCCCCTCGTCGCACGGGAGGCTCGTTGCCTTGGTTCGAAAGATCCACCTCGCCGCCTTGCTGATCCCCCTGCTCGCGACGATCGCGGCCGTTCCCGCCCAGGCGGCCGGCACGCCCTCGGTCTCGGCCAAGGCGGCGATCGTCATCGACGGCGTCACGGGCCAGGTCCTCTACGCCAAGAACGTCCACGATCGCCTGCCCCAGGCGAGCACCACCAAGATGATGGCGGGGATCGTGGCCCTCGAGCGCGGCAGTCTGGCCGACGAGATCCAGGTCAGCAAGCGCGCCGCCGAGACCGAGGGCTCCAGCATGTACCTGGAGGCGGGTGAGCGCCTGACCTTCGAGCAGCTTCTCTACGGGATGATGCTCAACTCGGGCAACGACGCGACCGAGGCGGTGGCCGA is part of the Pantanalinema sp. genome and encodes:
- a CDS encoding HD domain-containing phosphohydrolase, encoding MRLLMIDQLVAGARLGKTLYAEDGRALLHRGTELTDGYLEALWKLGYRALYVLDPHSEDLEARDPISERTRQEAITAVRDVFRQVREPNPGLDQEWTSRRILYNTAVGILNDLQGNRDLNLQVAELRTLGSYTFNHSVNTCVLGLALGERLGLPYGKLADLAMGLLLHDVGKTALGEGCAEMHEGAEQLVDATYRRHPRIGFDIAQQLGKTLSSPAKIVVLQHHERHDGSGFPKGLKGDEIHLFGRIAAIANTYDNLIHDLGLGRPTPPHQAMEYLMAAGGSHFDHALVVAFLKLLVPFPLEAAVRLSTAEEGLVVAIDRGLPMRPTIRVTMDPDGTERRRPYELDLKKHPDITIVQAY
- a CDS encoding purine-nucleoside phosphorylase is translated as MSTTATLPPQVLEVRARIADAAAFLRARTPVQPKVGLILGSGLGALVSEIEGAEVIPYAEIPHFPVSTAPGHAGNLVFGMLGGQMVMAMQGRFHLYEGYTPQQVTFPVRVMRAMGVETLVVTCATGGLNKQFQAGDLMLIKDHLNLMGDNPLIGANDPEVGPRFPVMFDAYRSELRAVAHEIAKQQGITLHEGVYAGITGPAFFTPAELQHLVTIGADAIGMSVVFETIVAIHCGLKVVGLGLISDMALPDGDHHATEQEVLEVVGKSAGKAKALVRELVARL